In Candidatus Zixiibacteriota bacterium, the genomic stretch TGTGTCATTCTCCCCGGCGGATTCGCGTTCGGCGACTATCTCCGCGCCGGGGCGATCGCCCGCTTCTCCCCCGTGATGAAATCGGTCATCACCTTTGCGGAGACCGGTGGGTTGGTGTGGGGGATTTGCAACGGCTTCCAGGTACTTCTCGAAGCCGGGCTGTTGCCGGGGGCGATGCGCAAGAACGCTTCGATGCGATTCGTCTGCGATTGGGTCCGGCTGCGGGTTGAGAATGTGCAGACGCCGTTCACCCGAAGCTGTCGTCCGGGGCAAGTCCTGCGCATGCCGATCGCGCACGCGGAGGGGAACTACTATGCCTCCGATGACGTCCTGAATGAGCTGGAGCGCACCGGGCGTGTCGTTCTCCGCTATGTCAATGCCGACGGCGCACCCAGCCGGCCGTCCAACCCCAATGGCTCGCGCCACAACATCGCCGGGATCATCAACGCCCAGGGGAACGTGCTGGGAATGATGCCGCATCCGGAACGCGCGGTGGAGACCATTCTGGGGAGCGCCGATGGCCTGGCGCTCTTTGATTCTCTCTTGGGGGCCGGCGTCGCCGGTTCGGGCGCCGAGATCGGAACGGGGCGTCCTGCCGAGAGACAGGCACGGGTGTGAAGGGGCGCGAGCTCACTTTCCTCATCATTGGGATCATCACCGCCGCTGTCGCCGGGGCGCTGGTGGGCGAATTGGTCGGCGCCTTCCTGCCCGAAGGTACGATCAAAACCCTGTTCCAGACCCACATCGACATCGGGTTGGGGCGCACGGTCGACCTGAAGACCGTCGAGCCGATCGCGATCAATCTCTATGCCGTCGCGCTGGTCTTCGGCCTGACGGTGCGGATCAACTTCATCAGCGTGCTGTTTGTATTGTTGCTCTTGATCTACTTCCGCTGGTGGTATCTGTAACGTCTTCCCGACCCATGAAGAATCTCATGCACGACACATCGCATTGTGGTAGAAGAACTGATGGGTGGACCCCTCACCCTACCCTGTCCCCAGAGGGGAGAGGGGATTTGATAACCTCTCCCTCCGGGAGAGGTCGCTTGGACCGGAGGTCCAAGCGGGTGAGGGATCTCTTGCCCGTGTTGCCGGACGCTCCTGGTGCGGTGAGAATGGTCGGAGGTCGATGATGCTCGGCGGCATCGGCGTACAGGAACTGCTGTTGATCTTCCTGGCCGTGCTCCTCTTGTTTGGTGCCAAACGGATCCCCGACATTGCCCATGGCCTCGGCAAGGGGATGCGCGAATTCAAACGCGCCATGCAGGAGACGCAGGACGAACTGAGCCGCTCGATGAATGAGCCCGACAAGAAGCCGCCCGCACAATCGACACCGCCGCGCGAATTGGAGGGTCCGGGCAACAAACCTCCCGCGGGCGCGTAGATGGTCCTATGAGAAGGTCACGTTCACTGTCATTCCGAGGAGCAGGGCCCGCCATTGGCGGGCACGCGACGAGGAATCTGCTTTCCCCACACCGTGAGACGGAAGAAGACAACAGCAGATCCCTCGCTCCGCTCGGGATGACAGATTGGGTGGTTGTCGTGAGTTGTGACGTATCCCCGGACGGATTTTAGCCGAATCCTCCACTGCGACGAGATCGACCATGTTTGCCGATGATGATATTGAAAAGATCGCGGCCTGCTTGCAGCCGGTCGAACGGACGTTTGAGGCCGATCATCACCGCCTGAAACTCATCGGCGGGCATGACCGGCGCATGCTGGTCCTGGAACTCTACCCCGAGACCCGTCTGGGACGCCACCTCGGCTCGATGGTAGTCGTCTACACCTCCGGCGGTCATCTGCAGTTGCACAACTGCACCGGGTATGTCACTTCGGAGGAACTGGGCGAGGTGACCTTTGTCGGCGAGTCCGGCGGACGCCTCTCCGGGCTGGTCGTCGAGCGCGAAGCCGCCTGCTCGCTCTACGCCAATGTCACCCGCGACCTCATCTCCGGCGACTTCACCAAACTCGGCGTCGAAGTCATGCTCTCCGGCGTCGCCCTCTCCCTGGCCGAAGGCCTGCTGAAAGACGACGATAGCCCAGCCTCGTAGGGTGGGTTCCGCCCGCCGTTGCGCTCCGTGCTGACCAAGGAATGCGCGACTCTAGTTCGTGTGCCCGTCAGCCCTTGGGCTGAGGTTCGCCCGCGCCAGCGGGATGTGTTCCACTCAGTACCGAATGATCGCATGGACCATTGGGTTCGCGCTCAGCCCGAGGGTAGACCAGAATGGGAGCGTGGGGGACGAAATGACAGAACCCAGACCAGACGTTTCTCATGAGACGAGGCGCCTTGCCGAATCGCTCTCTTCTTCTAGCCGATTGGGGCTCGCCGGTGAAGTGATGCGACTTGTCGACTTTGTGGGCAAATGGTCCTCCATTCTGACGAGGTTCTATGATCCCAAGGACTATACGGCACGAGAGCAGTCGCTGTCATCTCGATCGAGACAAGCTCGCCACGCGGACATAATGACGATCATCTGGTGGATCCTCTCGCCCGTGCTCTTGCTGATCGCCTCGTTGGAGATTCCGTCGCTGGTCAAGGTAGCTGTGATTGGGACGCTCGCGCTCCGGATTGTGAATATCACGTTCGCAAACCTGCGGGGTGATCTTAGAGAAGGTCTCTGGGATCCCAAGGCAAAGACCATCGTCAATTTCTACTCTATCAGACGCAGATTGGTGCTGGGCATCATGAACTACGGTGAACTCATAGTCTGCTTTGCTGGCATCTATGCGTCAGATCCGACAGCATTAATGCCGCAGATACCCCGCCCGCTGGATTGGTTTTCACCGCTCTACTTCAGTGCCATCACGCAGCTGGCCATTGGCTACGGTGATCTAACACCGGCAGGTTGGGCTCGCGCTGTGTCTATCCTTCAGGGTGGCTGCGGCCTCCTCTTGGTGGTGATGACCATCGGCCGTCTGTCCACCAGGCTACAGGTCTCCGATGCGAGTCATCGCCGTAGACTGAGGCTGAGGTAGCAACATGGGCTTTGGACTCACCGCCCCGAAACATCCGCCGAACACAATCGTAGGAAACTACTGAGATGGAACCGGCGACGGAGCGATTCTCCGAGATGATCAAGGCGCAGGGATGGAAGAGCCGGATCGTCCCCGTTGAGCGACTGGCCGATCTGCGCGGTGCGATCCGCGGTCGCTATGAGGATGGGCTTCTGGACGAGGCGCTCTACCGGAGTCACTTCGGTTCCTTCTCGTTCGATCCGCCCGCCGACCTTCCCGGCGTGCGCTCGATCGTCATCGTGGCTGTGCCCACGCCGCCGATGCGACTCTTCTTCCACTGGCAGGGGAAACGCACGCCGATCATCATACCACCGACCTACGTGAGCTACACCCCCCGAACGGAGAGTGTTCAGGCCATGCTGGCCGACTGGCTGGGGCGCGAGGGACATCGGCTGGCGAAACCACGGCTCCCGCTCAAGACCCTCGCAGTGTGCAGCGGCTTGGCAGAATACGGACGTAACAACATCTGCTATGTTCCCGGCATGGGGAGCTACCTCCAGCTTGTCGGCGCCTTCACCGACCTTGCGTGCGATGGTGATCCCTGGCGCGAGCCCAAGGCACTCGATTTGTGCGACACCTGCGACGCTTGCCTGCGGTGCTGTCCCACTGGGGCGATCAGCGACGATCGCTTCCTGCTCCGCGCGGAGATCTGCCTGACATATCACAATGAGGCCGACGGCGATTTCCCGTCATGGATCGACCCGTCGTGGCACCATTGTCTGGTTGGCTGCATGGAATGCCAGACCAAATGCCCGGAGAACAGGGCCGTGCTGGGCTGGTACGAGGATCGGGGCGAGTTCTCCGAGGATGAAACCGCCCTATTGCTTCAAAGCGTGCCGCCCGACCGACTCCCCGCAGAGACCGCGGCCAAGTTAAGCAACCTGGAGATCAACGAAGCCCATCATCAACTGTGTCGGAACCTCTCGATGGTCATCGGGCGGGAGGGCTCACCGGGGTGAGCTGCACCGTATCGTGAAGTAGCCCGGACCTTGGTCCGGGTTTGTCTAAGGTGCCGCGGTCGCAATGTGGGTGCCTTGCACCCACCACAGGGGGCTGAAAGCCCCCTGTCCGCGAGACCGTTGGCCTTGAGGACAGCGGGTCTTCAACCCGCTGGCAGTGCGTGCGAAGCACGAACCCTTCCAGGCTGCGGTATTTTGTGTCGCTAAACCCGGAACGCCTTCGCGCCGGCCAGGTCCTCGACGAAGACGGCCAGGTCGTGCGCCATCTCGTCGGCGGTCTGGTAGCGTTCGCGCGGGTCTTTGGCGAGGGCCTTGCTGATGACGACGTCCAGCAGGCCGGGGATGTTCGGATCGATCTTGGAGGGTGGTTCGGGGTTCGTCTGCGTGATGGCGAAGATCAACTGCGAGATGTTGTCGCCGCTGAACGGCCGCTTGTGCGTGAGAAGCTCATAGGCGACCACGCCGAGACTGAAGATGTCGCAACGGCGGTCGACCGTCCCGCCCCGCAACTGCTCGGGGGAAATGTAGTACGGTGTCCCGACCGCCACGCCGGTCTGCGTCATCGACATCGATGACGATTCAAACCGCGCGATGCCGAAGTCGGTGACCTTCACCTTGAAATCGTCCAGAACCATGATGTTCGCCGGCTTGATGTCGCGGTGCACGATCCCGGCCTTGTGCGCATATTCGAGGGCGTCGCAGACCTGCGTCAGCATCTTGGCGAGGATGCGGAAGTTCAACTGGACCTTCTTGCGGACGACCTGCTCCAGCGTGTACCCCTCGAGATACTCCATGGCGATGTAGTCGAGATCACCCTCGGTGCCGACGTCGTAGATCGTGACAATGTTGGGATGCGACAGCTTGCCCGCCGCTTTCGCCTCGCGCACCAGACGTTCGCGCAGTTCCCGGGCCTGATGGGGATTGAATCCCGCTCCGGCGCGGATGGTCTTCAGGGCGACCATCCGGCCGATCGCCGGATTCTTGCCCTTGTAGACGGTCCCCATCGCCCCTTCACCGAGCATGCCGAGGATCTCATAGCGCCCGAGTCGCTGTAGATCGGTGACACCAGGCGCCGCTGCTCCGGTCGTGACGGGTGAGTCGGCTTCCTTGTCGAGCCCCATCGGGGAGGGGCTGACATTCATGACGTCTCGCGGTTGGACCGCCGTGCCATCACCAACGTCGGACGATAGCGGCTCGAATGTCGGCGTCAGCTCAATGGGCCGGTCGATCTTCACTTTCCCGCTCGACGCCGTCGCCGTTTGCCCGCTGACATCCAGAACCACCGTTTCCGACAGGCCGCTGATCACTCCCGCCGGTGCGCCCTCGCGTACATGGCGCACGGGGACAGCATCGGTCGCCGCCGGAGTGCTCACGGGCTTCGGCTTGTCTGCCTCGTCTGTCAGTTTCGCGTGTCTGGCGCGTGGCTTGGTTCGGGCCCGCTGCTTTGGTTGCAGGATCGTCTCGATCGGCTTGACGAACGGCGCGAAAATCAAGAAGGCCACGACCTCCAAGGTCGGGTAGAGGGTCTTCGTGACCAGTTTGAATGACGTGTAGAGTATGAAGTTGAGATTCAAGAGGGCAAAGCCCAAGACAAACAGGATCACCAACCGGTAGGTGAGACCCACGCGGGGAAGAACCATGGCGCAAAATCCCCCGATCGCCGCCAAAATCAGAAGATCGAGGAACTGCGACATATTCACGGGCGTGATGTAGCGACCGTCCAGCATGTTGGCGGCCACCGTGGCGATCTTCTCCGCGCGCGGCATGGTCGACGAGGAGCTGGTGCGCAGCGCCGTGCCGTATCCCGAGGCGGTGACGCCCACGACGACGATCTTGCCCGTGATGGCATGTCCGTCCGCCAGTCCCTCGAGCACCTTCGCGGCTGACATGGAGGGAATCGTCCCTGCCGGTCCGCGATAGTCGATCCGAAACATCCCGGCCTCGTCGGTGGGGACATGCAGCGCGCCCACGTCGACGCCGCGACCGGGGTCGATCCGCACCTGCGTGCGCGGCGCGTCGGTGGCCAGACGCACCAACTGCAAGGCCATGGACGGATAGTAGATTCCTTCGTAGTTCACGACCAGAGGATCGCGACGGATCCTGCTGTCAACGTCCTGCCAGGTATTGATCTGCCCCAACCCCCACGCCGCCTGGCAGACTTCCGCGTACGGAGCCGAAACGGCACCGGCCGTCGGGTAGGGGAGACTGAGCATACGGCCGGCTTCATCGACAACAATGAGCGCCGACTTGGCGATGCGGTCGGGGGCGGCAGGACTGAGTCGGTCGCTCTCCGCCAGTGTGAAGCGCATCGGCAGGACGACGTTTCCGGCCCGGGCAATCATCTCGGCGAGGAACTGGTTTCCGGCCGTGTCCTCGTCGAAACTCTCCGGCAGTTCCAGGTCGAGTCCGATCGCCTTCGGCTTGTACTCGTTGAGCATCCCCACGAGGTAGCCGACGCGCTCGGAGTTCCATGGCCACTGTCCCAGCTTGGCCACGGCGTCGTCATCGACGTTGACCAGAATCACCTGACTGGGCGGCTCCGGGCGCCGTCCCAGTGTGACCATCATGTCCTGGATTGCCAATTCCACGGTGGCCAGCCAGCGGTGATTGTCGAGCGACAACACGACGACAAGCAGCGTGATGAGGCCGTAGAGGAGATAC encodes the following:
- the purQ gene encoding phosphoribosylformylglycinamidine synthase subunit PurQ — its product is MRVGVVTFPGSNCDYDAYAAFRHVLGCPVEFLWHADPDLKDVDCVILPGGFAFGDYLRAGAIARFSPVMKSVITFAETGGLVWGICNGFQVLLEAGLLPGAMRKNASMRFVCDWVRLRVENVQTPFTRSCRPGQVLRMPIAHAEGNYYASDDVLNELERTGRVVLRYVNADGAPSRPSNPNGSRHNIAGIINAQGNVLGMMPHPERAVETILGSADGLALFDSLLGAGVAGSGAEIGTGRPAERQARV
- the tatA gene encoding twin-arginine translocase TatA/TatE family subunit — encoded protein: MMLGGIGVQELLLIFLAVLLLFGAKRIPDIAHGLGKGMREFKRAMQETQDELSRSMNEPDKKPPAQSTPPRELEGPGNKPPAGA
- a CDS encoding potassium channel family protein produces the protein MRLVDFVGKWSSILTRFYDPKDYTAREQSLSSRSRQARHADIMTIIWWILSPVLLLIASLEIPSLVKVAVIGTLALRIVNITFANLRGDLREGLWDPKAKTIVNFYSIRRRLVLGIMNYGELIVCFAGIYASDPTALMPQIPRPLDWFSPLYFSAITQLAIGYGDLTPAGWARAVSILQGGCGLLLVVMTIGRLSTRLQVSDASHRRRLRLR
- a CDS encoding 4Fe-4S double cluster binding domain-containing protein → MEPATERFSEMIKAQGWKSRIVPVERLADLRGAIRGRYEDGLLDEALYRSHFGSFSFDPPADLPGVRSIVIVAVPTPPMRLFFHWQGKRTPIIIPPTYVSYTPRTESVQAMLADWLGREGHRLAKPRLPLKTLAVCSGLAEYGRNNICYVPGMGSYLQLVGAFTDLACDGDPWREPKALDLCDTCDACLRCCPTGAISDDRFLLRAEICLTYHNEADGDFPSWIDPSWHHCLVGCMECQTKCPENRAVLGWYEDRGEFSEDETALLLQSVPPDRLPAETAAKLSNLEINEAHHQLCRNLSMVIGREGSPG
- a CDS encoding serine/threonine-protein kinase, whose translation is MNRRTRFGGFKLGAENVLLRRFAPYLLYGLITLLVVVLSLDNHRWLATVELAIQDMMVTLGRRPEPPSQVILVNVDDDAVAKLGQWPWNSERVGYLVGMLNEYKPKAIGLDLELPESFDEDTAGNQFLAEMIARAGNVVLPMRFTLAESDRLSPAAPDRIAKSALIVVDEAGRMLSLPYPTAGAVSAPYAEVCQAAWGLGQINTWQDVDSRIRRDPLVVNYEGIYYPSMALQLVRLATDAPRTQVRIDPGRGVDVGALHVPTDEAGMFRIDYRGPAGTIPSMSAAKVLEGLADGHAITGKIVVVGVTASGYGTALRTSSSSTMPRAEKIATVAANMLDGRYITPVNMSQFLDLLILAAIGGFCAMVLPRVGLTYRLVILFVLGFALLNLNFILYTSFKLVTKTLYPTLEVVAFLIFAPFVKPIETILQPKQRARTKPRARHAKLTDEADKPKPVSTPAATDAVPVRHVREGAPAGVISGLSETVVLDVSGQTATASSGKVKIDRPIELTPTFEPLSSDVGDGTAVQPRDVMNVSPSPMGLDKEADSPVTTGAAAPGVTDLQRLGRYEILGMLGEGAMGTVYKGKNPAIGRMVALKTIRAGAGFNPHQARELRERLVREAKAAGKLSHPNIVTIYDVGTEGDLDYIAMEYLEGYTLEQVVRKKVQLNFRILAKMLTQVCDALEYAHKAGIVHRDIKPANIMVLDDFKVKVTDFGIARFESSSMSMTQTGVAVGTPYYISPEQLRGGTVDRRCDIFSLGVVAYELLTHKRPFSGDNISQLIFAITQTNPEPPSKIDPNIPGLLDVVISKALAKDPRERYQTADEMAHDLAVFVEDLAGAKAFRV